In one Rutidosis leptorrhynchoides isolate AG116_Rl617_1_P2 chromosome 8, CSIRO_AGI_Rlap_v1, whole genome shotgun sequence genomic region, the following are encoded:
- the LOC139863707 gene encoding uncharacterized protein, translated as MADQGKFHPAITVNNIKNLIPITLDMDTSKYNYCSQLFIIHCRAFQVLQHILPTPNNTTTGDSSSIITNQTTPTETWDRLDAIVLQWIYGTISIDLLETIMSPDTTATKIWERIKSIFNDNQSSHVVHLQQKFNNIRLDNFPNVSAYYQEQKVLADQHTNVGPALKDDCIVLQLITGLNENYEIIASQLSHTHLLPSF; from the coding sequence ATGGCTGACCAAGGCAAATTTCACCCAGCAATAACTGTTAACAACATCAAAAACCTAATCCCAATCACCCTTGACATGGATACAAGCAAATACAACTATTGTTCCCAATTATTCATCATCCACTGTCGTGCTTTTCAAGTCCTCCAACATATCCTTCCAACTCCGAATAACACTACAACTGGTGATTCTTCCTCTATAATAACTAATCAAACCACTCCAACAGAAACTTGGGATCGACTGGATGCCATCGTACTCCAGTGGATCTATGGCACAATTTCTATTGATCTATTAGAAACAATCATGTCTCCCGACACCACTGCTACAAAAATATGGGAACGGATCAAGTCCATCTTTAACGACAATCAAAGTTCTCATGTTGTTCACCTTCAACAGAAATTCAACAACATTCGGCTAGACAACTTTCCCAACGTATCTGCGTATTACCAAGAACAAAAGGTCTTGGCAGATCAACATACCAACGTTGGTCCCGCTCTCAAAGATGACTGTATTGTTCTTCAACTTATCACAGGTTTAAATGAGAACTATGAGATCATTGCATCACAATTATCACATACCCACCTGCTGCCTTCATTCTAG